The Branchiostoma floridae strain S238N-H82 chromosome 17, Bfl_VNyyK, whole genome shotgun sequence genome has a window encoding:
- the LOC118405023 gene encoding uncharacterized protein LOC118405023, translated as MFSPRLPPLTRLRHHSVDSDEYETITRFTRKDPRLPRGPIKLPPLKPDKVSRRDRSESPRRTISSRSPLKTRLTFNENETKLVVRQREDKDGGGKGRRARDDGHSNAIMEQLDYRPRVNSTGHSPCKRQSRRTSVKKSDRRVAPCSQENARSQDNHPSHDALSDQEVENHEGNGEPGLYMPRANKYFRLQRLRKSLNNIEDRKHRSLSYPRSTNEELPLLESLRYPAKPCLPPIGVKCDVSSGLSPHRNKSSPRRRGGPVVSSLRGSGYLSSFTFDLDDDDFDPDLRPYEERKEELGDVVLDQFLKTHKRRNATCEKLDKEQGTGLVKFCEEIAIMTAIHQCF; from the exons ATGTTCTCTCCAAGGCTACCTCCACTAACAAGGCTACGTCATCATTCAGTAGATAGTGACGAGTACGAAACAATTACTCGTTTCACCAGGAAGGATCCCAGACTTCCGAGAGGGCCCATCAAGCTACCTCCACTAAAACCCGACAAAGTCAGCCGCCGAGACAGGTCGGAGTCTCCGAGACGAACGATAAGTAGTAGAAGCCCGTTGAAAACGAGGCTGACCTTCAACGAAAACGAGACCAAGTTGGTCGTGCGTCAGAGGGAagacaaagatggcggcggcaAGGGTAGACGCGCGAGGGATGACGGTCATTCGAACGCCATTATGGAACAGCTGGACTACAGACCGAGGGTCAACTCTACAGGACATAGCCCCTGTAAGCGCCAATCCAGGAGGACATCGGTCAAAAAGTCGGACAGAAGAGTTGCACCTTGTTCCCAGGAAAATGCTCGTTCCCAGGACAATCATCCTTCCCATGATGCCTTATCCGACCAAGAAGTGGAAAATCATGAAGGGAACGGAGAACCAG GACTGTACATGCCTCGAGCCAACAAGTATTTCCGCCTGCAGCGCCTCAGGAAGAGCCTCAACAACATCGAAGACCGCAAACACAGGTCCCTGTCTTACCCTAGGAGCACCAACGAGGAGCTCCCCCTACTGGAATCTCTCAG GTATCCAGCTAAGCCGTGCCTCCCTCCCATCGGGGtcaagtgtgacgtcagcagtggCCTTTCACCCCATCGTAACAAATCCTCCCCACGGCGTCGCGGGGGGCCAGTCGTTTCTTCACTGAGGGGATCAGGTTACTTATCCtcgttcacctttgacctcgaTGACGACGACTTTGATCCTGACCTTCGACCTTATGAGGAGAGAAAGGAAGAGCTCGGAGACGTCGTCTTAGATCAGTTCTTAAAGACCCACAAGAGAAGGAACGCCACTTGCGAAAAGCTCGACAAAGAACAGGGAACAGGGCTGGTAAAATTCTGTGAGGAAATCGCCATCATGACCGCCATACATCAGTGCTTCTAG